A region from the uncultured Holophaga sp. genome encodes:
- a CDS encoding DUF512 domain-containing protein, translated as MSARKQGVLVIEVYPESLAEEAGIEAGDRLLSIGGEPVLDQLNYQYLVSLSDETEVVWERPDGSRDSALFEHGGDGLGVDLAEDKVKVCRQNCVFCFVQQMPKGFRQSLYLKDEDIRLSFLYGHFTTLSSSDDAELDRVIRERLSPIHVSVHATDPEARVRVVGNPREGGILRKLDRLIAGGVQMHTQVVVAPDYNDGEVWEKTVRELWERREGILSLSCVPVGLTAHREGLPLLSDVGSDYARSWVDRWVPEVRRYTRENDGEPWLLLADEWFTRAGVEVPGRSFYSRSWAQLENGVGMIRRFLEHSRRFIKSPKAEGFAGRRILLLTGASFAPVLNGVLARLNREVGSHLRAVAVPNRSFGEMVTVAGLLCGHDLEAAALADREAHGGSPDWVDAIAVPSASLRLGTGPTDQYTLQGGSAGHPGSLFLDDHTLGALSQSLGRPVVAGGENLGQLLGHLASRM; from the coding sequence ATGAGCGCACGCAAACAGGGAGTCCTGGTGATTGAGGTGTATCCCGAATCCCTGGCCGAGGAGGCCGGGATCGAGGCCGGGGATCGCCTGCTCAGCATCGGTGGGGAGCCGGTCCTGGACCAGCTCAACTACCAGTACTTGGTGAGTCTCTCGGATGAGACCGAGGTGGTCTGGGAGCGCCCGGACGGCAGCCGGGACTCCGCCCTCTTCGAGCACGGGGGGGATGGACTCGGTGTGGACCTGGCGGAGGACAAGGTCAAGGTCTGCCGCCAGAACTGCGTCTTCTGCTTCGTCCAGCAGATGCCCAAGGGTTTCCGGCAGAGCCTCTATCTCAAGGATGAGGACATCCGCCTCTCCTTCCTCTACGGGCACTTCACGACCCTCTCATCCAGTGACGATGCCGAGCTGGACCGGGTGATCCGGGAGCGCCTCAGCCCCATCCACGTCTCCGTCCACGCCACCGACCCCGAGGCCCGGGTGCGGGTGGTGGGCAACCCGCGGGAGGGAGGTATCCTCCGCAAGCTCGACCGCCTGATCGCCGGAGGCGTCCAGATGCACACCCAGGTGGTGGTGGCGCCGGACTACAACGATGGCGAGGTCTGGGAGAAGACCGTCCGCGAGCTCTGGGAGCGCCGGGAGGGCATCCTGAGCCTCTCCTGCGTTCCCGTGGGGCTCACCGCCCACAGGGAGGGGCTGCCCCTGCTGAGTGATGTAGGGAGCGACTACGCCCGGAGCTGGGTCGACCGCTGGGTGCCCGAGGTCCGTCGCTACACCAGGGAGAACGACGGGGAGCCCTGGCTGCTCTTGGCGGACGAGTGGTTCACCCGGGCCGGGGTCGAGGTGCCCGGGCGCAGCTTCTACTCCCGCTCCTGGGCTCAGCTGGAGAACGGGGTGGGCATGATCCGCCGTTTCCTGGAGCACAGCCGGCGCTTCATCAAGAGCCCCAAGGCGGAGGGCTTTGCCGGAAGGCGCATCCTCCTCCTCACGGGAGCCAGCTTCGCTCCGGTGCTCAACGGGGTCCTGGCCCGGCTGAACCGGGAGGTGGGGAGCCATCTCCGGGCCGTTGCCGTCCCCAACCGGAGCTTCGGGGAGATGGTGACGGTGGCCGGACTTCTCTGCGGGCATGATCTGGAGGCCGCTGCCCTGGCGGACCGGGAGGCCCATGGGGGCAGCCCCGACTGGGTGGATGCCATCGCCGTGCCCAGCGCCTCCCTCCGCCTGGGCACCGGCCCCACGGACCAGTACACCCTCCAGGGGGGGAGTGCCGGCCATCCTGGTTCCCTCTTCCTGGATGACCATACCCTGGGTGCCCTCTCCCAGTCCCTGGGGCGCCCAGTGGTGGCCGGTGGGGAGAACCTGGGCCAATTGCTGGGTCATCTGGCCTCAAGGATGTGA
- a CDS encoding ABC-F family ATP-binding cassette domain-containing protein, with product MPIALSLVKVSKRFGADPILDELSFGLQQGEKVGLIGRNGAGKSTLFKLLSGEDTPDAGEVIVTQGLRIARLAQDPHFEPDATVREALEAALADHRDLICLHAALLERLHGVAAADEARLHEELERTEHHLNRMGWDLEPRLKEAMSAWGLKDPEVKVESLSGGWRKRVALAQAWLKDPDVLVLDEPTNHLDPEQVERLEAWLQGFQGALLLITHDRHLLDSVVDRMLELEGGRVNTYEGSYSDYLLLKADQEFREARLTDHMQNRLRREMAWLRRGAKARTRKSKLRIQDVLDLKDEVADRSRVEQRQSLSFQRGDNRSDALLNLEGVRFGYGDGRELVGGLDLVLQRGMRVALLGPNGCGKSTLLKLILGDLEPSTGAIERHPKLSVCAISQGRGEVDGSASILDNLAERAAVVKVGGSEILAHVYLTRFGFPVEQQKRAASTLSGGERNRLLLAKSMLHPSDLLVLDEPTNDLDIPTLQNLEEALVDYPGTLLLVSHDRFFLDQVATHTLAWNPERPLKWELYEGNPSTVRALREERRAAEQAAKAPAPKVAAPKVEAPKAKKPGLSQKEQRRLAEVEQLMEGLQTELAALDSILNAPEAFIAADSPGHAALKTQEDLKGRLEELELEWLELAEKKDA from the coding sequence ATGCCCATCGCCCTCAGTCTGGTCAAGGTTTCCAAGCGCTTCGGGGCCGATCCCATCCTGGACGAGCTCAGCTTCGGCCTCCAGCAGGGGGAGAAGGTGGGGCTCATCGGGCGCAATGGCGCCGGGAAGAGCACCCTCTTCAAGCTGCTCAGCGGAGAGGACACCCCCGACGCGGGTGAGGTCATCGTCACCCAGGGCCTCCGCATCGCCCGCCTGGCCCAGGATCCCCACTTCGAGCCCGATGCCACGGTGCGGGAGGCCCTGGAGGCGGCACTGGCGGATCATCGGGACCTGATCTGCCTCCATGCCGCTCTGCTGGAACGCCTGCACGGGGTTGCCGCTGCGGATGAGGCCCGCCTCCACGAGGAGCTGGAGCGCACGGAACACCACCTCAATCGCATGGGCTGGGATCTGGAGCCGCGGCTCAAGGAGGCCATGAGTGCCTGGGGACTGAAAGACCCCGAGGTCAAGGTCGAGAGTCTCTCCGGAGGCTGGCGCAAGCGGGTGGCCCTGGCTCAGGCCTGGCTCAAGGATCCCGATGTGCTGGTGCTGGACGAGCCCACCAACCACCTGGACCCCGAGCAGGTGGAGCGGCTGGAGGCTTGGCTTCAGGGCTTCCAGGGGGCGCTCCTGCTCATCACCCACGACCGCCATCTGTTGGACAGCGTGGTGGACCGGATGCTCGAGCTGGAGGGAGGGCGCGTCAACACCTACGAAGGCAGCTACAGCGACTACCTCCTGCTCAAGGCCGATCAGGAGTTCCGGGAGGCCCGCCTCACCGACCACATGCAGAACCGCCTGCGCCGGGAGATGGCCTGGCTCCGCCGGGGGGCCAAGGCCCGCACCCGCAAGAGCAAGCTGCGGATCCAGGATGTGCTGGATCTCAAGGACGAGGTGGCGGACCGTTCCCGGGTGGAGCAGCGCCAGTCCCTCAGCTTCCAGCGGGGGGACAACCGCAGCGATGCTCTGCTGAATCTCGAGGGGGTCCGCTTCGGATACGGCGATGGCCGGGAGCTGGTGGGGGGCCTGGACCTGGTCCTCCAGCGGGGCATGCGGGTGGCCCTCCTGGGCCCCAACGGCTGCGGGAAGAGCACCCTCCTGAAGCTGATCCTGGGGGATCTGGAACCCTCCACCGGAGCCATCGAACGTCACCCGAAGCTCTCGGTCTGCGCCATCTCCCAGGGACGGGGCGAGGTGGACGGCTCGGCCTCCATCCTGGACAACCTGGCGGAGCGGGCGGCGGTGGTGAAGGTGGGGGGATCCGAGATCCTGGCCCATGTCTACCTGACCCGCTTCGGCTTCCCCGTGGAACAGCAGAAGCGGGCCGCCTCGACACTCTCCGGCGGGGAGCGGAACCGGCTGCTCCTGGCCAAGTCCATGCTCCATCCCTCCGACCTCCTGGTGCTGGATGAGCCCACCAACGATCTGGACATCCCCACCCTCCAGAACCTGGAGGAGGCGCTTGTCGACTATCCGGGCACTCTCCTGTTGGTGAGCCACGACCGCTTTTTCCTGGATCAGGTGGCCACCCACACCCTGGCCTGGAACCCCGAGCGTCCCCTCAAGTGGGAGCTTTACGAGGGCAACCCCAGCACGGTCCGCGCACTCCGGGAGGAGCGGCGGGCTGCTGAGCAGGCAGCCAAGGCACCGGCTCCCAAGGTGGCGGCTCCGAAGGTGGAGGCCCCCAAGGCGAAGAAGCCCGGTCTCTCCCAGAAGGAACAGCGGCGCCTGGCCGAGGTGGAGCAGCTCATGGAGGGACTCCAGACGGAGCTGGCGGCCCTGGATTCGATCCTGAATGCGCCAGAGGCCTTCATCGCCGCGGACAGTCCCGGCCATGCCGCCCTCAAGACCCAGGAGGACCTGAAGGGCCGCTTGGAGGAACTCGAGCTGGAGTGGCTGGAGCTGGCAGAGAAGAAGGATGCCTGA